One Aegilops tauschii subsp. strangulata cultivar AL8/78 chromosome 7, Aet v6.0, whole genome shotgun sequence genomic window carries:
- the LOC109737623 gene encoding uncharacterized protein has translation MAMTLEEVLSKQAADLAAISPAPVRKAVDALARSSHARAAADALVYLSVGTTCTMFAAAFLTIFADLACARGWGCTPAYILSEIADYLSTPVLLLLPPALVLFFLRAAGCRTKAAADAESLIVKNDEEPTLLSPSPLALAILWLFIGSASMGTISFLLFKCGHTEISDLLGYAALLCTFMWEALVYVRAAVALWRMNPGPSNMVAAE, from the exons ATGGCGATGACTCTCGAAGAAGTGCTCTCCAAGCAGGCTGCCGACCTAGCCGCCATCTCGCCGGCGCCGGTGAGGAAGGCCGTGGATGCACTGGCGCGCAGCAGCCACGCCCGCGCTGCCGCCGATGCCCTGGTCTACCTCTCTGTGGGCACGACCTGCACGATGTTCGCGGCCGCCTTCCTCACCATCTTCGCGGACCTGGCCTGCGCCCGCGGCTGGGGCTGCACCCCGGCCTATATCCTGTCCGAGATAGCAGACTATCTATCCACACCTGTCCTGCTTCTCCTGCCGCCGGCGCTCgtgctcttcttcctccgcgCCGCCGGCTGCAGGACCAAG gcggcggcggacgcggagaGCCTCATCGTGAAGAATGACGAGGAGCCAACCCTTCTGTCGCCGTCGCCGCTGGCCTTGGCAATTCTTTGGCTTTTCATTGGGTCGGCATCGATGGGAACCATCTCTTTCCTTCTTTTTAAGTGTGGACATACAGAGATCTCCGACCTTCTCGGCTACGCGGCTCTCTTGTGCACGTTCATGTGGGAAGCCCTCGTCTATGTCCGCGCTGCAGTGGCGCTGTGGAGGATGAATCCCGGGCCAAGCAACATGGTGGCTGCAGAGTAG